In Zingiber officinale cultivar Zhangliang chromosome 8B, Zo_v1.1, whole genome shotgun sequence, a single genomic region encodes these proteins:
- the LOC122016628 gene encoding protein NDR1-like — MSGNQYLCRCFILCFFLVALLAVSFYFTYRPIAPRYYVAAFVLNSSAASFGLSVDNQNKKLGIYHDDLALALSFPSVSPNFSSSAVVPGFYQGHKKTATKTGSFAGGRGWAPPANRSEVLRVDLRTEVRFQAMAWRTRRRAVSVGAAVEVGANGTMTAEDWIRLRSGAPRAGFRRGGTGGAPLSWSILAVAFCGFAVIVF, encoded by the coding sequence ATGTCGGGAAACCAGTACCTTTGTCGCTGCTTCATCCTCTGCTTCTTCCTCGTCGCGCTGCTCGCCGTCTCCTTCTACTTCACCTACCGCCCCATCGCCCCTCGCTACTACGTCGCCGCCTTCGTCCTCAACTCCTCCGCCGCCTCCTTCGGGCTCTCTGTCGACAACCAGAACAAGAAGCTCGGGATCTACCACGACGATCTCGCCCTCGCCCTCTCCTTCCCTTCCGTTTCCCCCAATTTCTCCTCCTCCGCCGTCGTCCCGGGCTTCTACCAGGGCCACAAGAAGACCGCCACTAAGACTGGCTCCTTCGCCGGAGGACGCGGGTGGGCGCCTCCCGCCAACCGCTCGGAGGTGCTACGGGTGGATCTGCGGACGGAGGTCCGGTTCCAGGCGATGGCCTGGCGGACCCGGCGCCGCGCGGTCAGCGTCGGAGCGGCGGTCGAGGTCGGTGCGAACGGTACGATGACCGCGGAGGACTGGATCCGACTACGGTCCGGTGCTCCGCGAGCCGGCTTCCGCCGCGGGGGTACTGGCGGGGCTCCGCTTTCCTGGTCGATCTTGGCCGTTGCTTTTTGCGGATTCGCTGTTATCGTTTTCTGA
- the LOC122016051 gene encoding peroxidase 1-like — MAAAGSMALLASLALAVLVCSVGSEAAQGGLSVGYYSTSCPNVEAIVREEVTRALRLAPSLAAALLRLHFHDCFVRGCDGSILLNSTKRNVAEKDAKPNLTLRGFGFIDRVKARLERECPYVVSCADLLALVARDAVVLSNGPTWPVATGRKDGLVSIANETIQLPPPTANISTLISMFASKGLSVKDLVVLSGGHTIGISHCFSFNDRLYNYTGKATPNDVDPTLERHYLAKLRTICKPNDPTTFVEMDPGSFRTFDTSYYKLVTKRRGVFHSDEVLLENSVTRDYVLSHAGASESDFFEDFANSMIKMGDIGVLTSGEVRKKCSVIN; from the exons ATGGCTGCAGCAGGTTCCATGGCCTTGTTGGCCTCTCTGGCTCTGGCTGTTCTGGTGTGCTCAGTTGGCTCAGAGGCAGCGCAGGGAGGGCTGAGCGTTGGGTACTACAGCACTTCATGCCCCAACGTGGAGGCCATTGTGCGTGAGGAGGTGACCAGGGCCCTGCGGCTGGCTCCGAGCCTGGCGGCGGCCCTCCTCAGGCTGCACTTCCATGACTGCTTCGTCAGG GGATGCGACGGCTCGATTCTGCTCAACTCCACCAAGAGGAACGTGGCCGAGAAGGATGCGAAGCCAAACCTCACGCTCAGAGGCTTTGGCTTCATCGACAGAGTCAAAGCTCGACTGGAGAGGGAATGCCCTTACGTCGTCTCTTGTGCAGATCTACTCGCTCTCGTGGCGAGGGATGCAGTCGTTTTG AGCAATGGACCAACATGGCCTGTGGCTACGGGGAGGAAGGATGGGCTGGTGTCTATAGCGAATGAGACCATCCAGTTGCCTCCTCCGACCGCGAACATCTccactttgatctccatgttcgCCTCCAAAGGACTTAGCGTCAAGGATCTTGTTGTTTTGTCAG GAGGACACACGATCGGAATCTCCCACTGTTTCTCCTTCAACGATCGGCTCTATAACTACACGGGCAAGGCCACCCCTAACGATGTTGACCCAACTCTCGAAAG GCACTACCTCGCTAAGTTGAGGACTATTTGCAAGCCCAACGATCCAACCACATTCGTGGAGATGGACCCCGGGAGCTTTAGGACATTCGATACGAGCTACTACAAGCTAGTGACGAAGAGGCGTGGGGTATTTCACTCCGACGAGGTCTTGCTTGAAAATAGTGTCACTAGGGACTATGTGTTGAGCCATGCCGGGGCATCGGAGTCCGACTTTTTCGAAGATTTTGCGAACTCCATGATCAAGATGGGCGATATTGGCGTGCTCACTAGTGGGGAGGTCAGGAAGAAGTGTTCAGTTATCAACTAG